DNA sequence from the Alkalilimnicola ehrlichii MLHE-1 genome:
GGCGTGGCGCGCCTCCCGCTCGGCCGCCGCGCGCCACTGGCCCACCGGGTCGTCGCCGGCGCCCTCGGCGGTGGGTTTCGGGTCGTTGAGGCCGGTCATGGTTACCACGTCGGTCACCAGCCGGCGCTTGATGGCCGCCTCGATGTCGCCGCCATCCTCCGGCGCGGCGCACACGCCCAGCGACGGGCTGAGGTTGCATTCCAGCAGCCAGGGCCGGATCCGGTCATCCACCAGGCAGTCCATGCCGATCAGCTCGTAGCAGCCCGCCTGATCCGCACCATGGTGCTGCAACTGGGCCCGCAGGTTCTCCCGTGCCGCGATCGTGGTCAGGGCCACAATGTCGCGCAACCGGTCGAACAGCGCCTCATCGTCGTGGCCCTGCTCGCGCAGCCAGTGGCGGTAACGCTGCAGGTCCACGAACACCACCGGGTCGTCGGCGGCCTCATTGAGCGCGTTGACGTCGGGGTTGGTGAGGTGGACGTAGGGGTTGTCGGCATCCTCCAGGCTGTAGGGCATGGAGGCGAGCTTGGCGAACCCCTGCTCATAGAGGTAGACCCGCAGCGGCTCCACCGAGGTGATCAGCACATAGAGGCGCAGGACGTACTTGCGCTGGTTCATCAGGTGCGGCCGGCTGAGGTATTCCTGCACCATCCAGCGCTCGCCAGTGGGTACCTCGGCGACGTCCGAGACCAGCGAGATGTCCTTGCCCCGTGCGGCGTTCTTGGGCTTGAGCAGCCAGCGCTTGTCGGGATGGGCGGCGGCGTGGGCCTGCAGGGCGTGGTAGTCGCCCGGCATGCTGAAGACCTGGGGCACGAAATCGGCCCGCGCCAGGTCCGGGTGCCCGGCGGGACGGCTGGCCACCAGGCGGCGCTGCAGGGCGTGCACGGTCTGGTAGAGGCGGCTTTTGACCGTCAGGCAGTTGTTGCCGGGGATGTGGTTGACGGTACGCCCGGGGCCGGTCTGCCGGAAGACCTCTTTGGGCGGCATGCCGGTGTACCAGCAGGCATCCCAGTGCTCGGCGTCCCCGGGTTGCCACAGGGCCGGGTCGAGCGCCTGCTCGAAAAAAATATCCTGCTCACGTTTACGCTTGCCGCCCAGCCAGAAACGGCGGGGTGCTGGGTTGGCGGATTCGGTCATCGGTTCCCCCTGTTCAGCGAACGGCCGCAGCCACCTCGCGGCGCAATGATTACTGAAAGGCTAGGGGTGGGGCCGGGGGGGCGGTATGAGGGAAACTACGTATGACGGATCGCCGGGGTTGTGCTTGCCCACGGTGGCGGACACAAAAAAGCCCGCCGGGGGCGGGCTTGAAGCTCGGTCCGGAGCACAGGAAACGGCTCCGGTTTTGTTGTTGTCTGGTGGGTCGTGTAGGACTCGAACCTACGACCAGCGGGTTAAAAGCCCGATGCTCTACCAGCTGAGCTAACGACCCAAATGAGGGCGCAAATTCTAGCCGAAGCCGGTGGCCTTGGCAATCCTGGGTGTGCTGCCCGCCCCCACCGCCCCCACCGTCACTGCGAGGAGGCGAAGCCGACGCGGCAGTCTACCGCCCTGGATCGCCACGGCGCTGCGCGCCTCGCGATGACGGGGGAAAGGCCTTCGGCCCTCGCGATGATGGCCACTCCCCCGTCACTGCGAGGAGGCGAAGCCGACGCGGCAGTCTACCGCTCTGGATCGCCGCGGCGCTGCGCGCCTCGCGATGACGGGTGAAAGCCTTCGGCCCTCGCGATGACGAGGGGGCGGCGCCTCCCGAGGATGGCCGTCACGTCACAGGCCGCGTTCGCGCATCAGCTCCAGGCGTTGCTCGGCCAGGCTGGCGGCGGTGGTGCCGCGGTGTTCGTTACGGGTGGCCTGAAGCAGCTCCCGGGCCTCGTCGTAGCGCTCCTGCTCGAAGCGGACGAAGCCGAGCTTGAGCTTGGCGTCGGCAGCCTTGTTGCTGTCCGGGTGGTCCGCCAGCAGCCGCTCGAACTCCTCGCCGGCGCGGTCGAACTCACGCTCGGCGTACCAGGTCTCGGCCAACCAGTAGCGTGCGTTGGCGCTGAACTCACCGTCCGGGTGATCGTCCAGTAGCGCCTCGAAGGCCTGACCGGCACGGCGGAACCGCCCCTCGGTGATCAGCTGGAAGGCGGCCTGATAGCGGTCGGCCTCACTGCGGGCATCGGTGTCCGCCGGCGTGGTGGGGGTCTCATCCTCGATATCGGGCACCGGCACCGCTGCGGTGTCGGGGTCGTCATCGTGCGCCGGGTCCAGGTCCGGCACCGGGATCGCGGTATCGGCGGGCGGGGCCGGCGCCGGGG
Encoded proteins:
- the ybgF gene encoding tol-pal system protein YbgF; amino-acid sequence: MQKAGKRLMGMCVAAALAAAVPLQAQALEDRVERLERRLESSTLINMANDLERLKQENRELRGQVEELSREVRQLRERQQDHYLDLDERLQELARGAPAPAPPADTAIPVPDLDPAHDDDPDTAAVPVPDIEDETPTTPADTDARSEADRYQAAFQLITEGRFRRAGQAFEALLDDHPDGEFSANARYWLAETWYAEREFDRAGEEFERLLADHPDSNKAADAKLKLGFVRFEQERYDEARELLQATRNEHRGTTAASLAEQRLELMRERGL